From the Blastopirellula marina genome, one window contains:
- a CDS encoding DEAD/DEAH box helicase, giving the protein MPVNQRLVDDLLGRLSSVDQIATDPFAVASDLCRLVSQDSDAAETHELVLRAMEYREAFGDSTVILDGLLRQIGLFPYLDPNTLSLGDAIALEAHRPSDMGDQIVFHRAQGHVYRLLLEGENVALSAPTSFGKSLIIDAMIASGKYSNIVIVVPTLALIDETRRRLAERFRDSYKINTHPSQTRGKKTVFVLTQERVLEVENWSFVDFFVIDEFYKLAPQREDDDRAGLLNQAFYSLVKSGAQFYMLGPNISGVTEQNHLRIALKFIKEPHYHTVATQVHRMKTGSDNLESLVDLCKTLDMPTIIFCRSPSRASEVARRLVFEGLGERKANLAEASDWIGRHFHPEWHFRETLEMGIGVHHGRIPRSLAQFVVRKFNDGDIRFLVCTSTLIEGVNTKARNIIVYDNRINREQIDLFTFNNIKGRSGRMFEYFVGHVYVFHPDPQTELPFIDVPVLSQSTDASDSLIVQMDEDDLTEESRNRRARFLNQSSLSFEVIRLNRGIDPDRQIAVAERIAAGSSQYKNQFAWSGSPSFDELRQMCELIYEEFDGRRLGGGSARSAMQLTMMIRNLRNRPATRELVEQQFQYSSSYDEAVTRVLDFLRMWATFHFPRFLRAVGNIQRDVLEREGRRSGNYDWFAGQVESLYSDPVLQSLEEYGIPFDTSRRLENRLATRGDLDASLDRLSQLDVTSLNLHDFEKELLDDAIRHL; this is encoded by the coding sequence ATGCCAGTCAATCAGCGGCTTGTAGATGATTTGCTCGGGCGTCTCAGCTCGGTTGACCAAATCGCGACAGACCCCTTCGCGGTCGCTTCTGATCTTTGCCGTTTGGTAAGTCAGGATAGTGATGCTGCTGAGACACACGAACTTGTCCTTCGTGCGATGGAATATCGTGAGGCATTTGGAGACTCTACCGTGATTCTTGACGGTTTGCTCAGGCAAATCGGACTTTTTCCATACCTTGATCCGAATACGCTTTCCCTTGGTGACGCGATTGCTTTGGAAGCACATCGTCCGTCAGACATGGGCGATCAAATCGTATTTCATCGGGCACAGGGACATGTCTATCGACTTCTCTTAGAAGGGGAAAACGTCGCACTTAGTGCCCCAACAAGCTTTGGAAAGAGCTTGATAATTGATGCGATGATCGCGTCGGGAAAGTACAGCAATATCGTAATCGTTGTCCCGACACTTGCTTTGATTGACGAAACTCGTCGTAGATTGGCTGAACGATTTCGAGATAGTTACAAGATCAATACACATCCTTCGCAAACGCGTGGCAAGAAAACGGTGTTTGTATTGACTCAAGAGCGTGTGCTCGAAGTAGAGAATTGGTCGTTCGTAGACTTTTTCGTGATCGATGAATTTTACAAACTTGCTCCTCAGAGAGAAGATGACGACCGAGCGGGACTACTGAATCAAGCCTTTTACTCTCTGGTTAAAAGTGGGGCTCAATTCTATATGCTTGGCCCGAATATCAGTGGAGTTACCGAACAGAATCACTTGCGAATCGCACTGAAATTCATCAAAGAGCCACATTATCACACGGTTGCCACTCAAGTGCATCGAATGAAGACTGGCAGTGATAACTTGGAATCGCTGGTCGATCTGTGCAAGACTCTTGATATGCCCACGATCATTTTTTGCAGGTCACCTAGCCGAGCCTCTGAGGTTGCTCGCCGTCTTGTATTCGAAGGGTTGGGTGAGAGAAAAGCAAATCTTGCAGAAGCCTCCGATTGGATTGGGCGACACTTTCATCCCGAATGGCATTTCCGAGAGACGCTGGAAATGGGGATTGGCGTCCACCATGGTCGAATCCCACGGTCATTGGCCCAATTTGTCGTCCGAAAATTCAATGATGGCGACATTCGCTTCTTAGTGTGTACGTCAACGCTAATTGAAGGGGTTAATACGAAAGCTAGAAACATCATTGTCTACGACAATCGTATTAATCGAGAGCAAATTGATTTGTTCACCTTCAACAACATCAAAGGGCGTTCGGGAAGAATGTTTGAGTATTTTGTCGGTCATGTCTACGTGTTTCATCCAGATCCTCAAACGGAATTGCCCTTCATTGATGTGCCGGTTCTTTCACAATCGACAGACGCATCTGACTCTCTGATTGTGCAAATGGATGAAGATGATTTGACGGAGGAATCACGAAATCGTCGTGCCAGATTTCTCAACCAATCATCACTGTCGTTCGAAGTGATTCGACTGAATCGTGGTATCGACCCCGACAGACAAATTGCGGTTGCTGAAAGAATTGCTGCGGGAAGTTCTCAGTACAAAAATCAATTCGCGTGGTCAGGATCGCCGAGTTTTGACGAACTCCGGCAGATGTGCGAGTTAATCTATGAGGAGTTTGATGGGCGTCGACTGGGCGGAGGGTCTGCTCGTTCCGCCATGCAACTAACCATGATGATTCGCAATCTGCGAAATCGACCAGCCACCAGAGAACTAGTTGAGCAACAATTTCAATATTCTAGTTCGTATGATGAGGCGGTAACGCGAGTCTTGGACTTTCTTCGGATGTGGGCAACCTTTCACTTTCCTCGATTTTTGCGCGCCGTGGGGAACATTCAGCGAGATGTGTTAGAGCGGGAAGGTCGCCGTTCGGGTAACTACGACTGGTTCGCAGGTCAGGTCGAGAGCCTCTATTCCGATCCAGTCCTACAAAGCTTAGAGGAATACGGAATCCCATTTGACACGTCGCGCAGACTGGAAAACCGGTTAGCCACAAGGGGTGATCTCGATGCATCATTGGATCGTTTGTCTCAGTTGGATGTCACAAGTTTAAACCTTCATGATTTTGAGAAAGAGTTGCTCGATGACGCAATTCGCCACCTTTAG
- a CDS encoding DUF1837 domain-containing protein, with the protein MTSTPPHPSAFLDIRVHEEDSLRGLTAFCAGYECDEWRAEQLAYHLIEWLPEFALTHKEIETLGPHNVVRLLSKAAEVIYNTRTASAEHADKRGEIGEILLHIAIRQVFKSIPAISKFYYKDSANNTVKGFDAVHVVATSDELQLWLGEVKFYKGISSAIRDVVKEIDEHTERDYLRSEFSLIANKIDDSWPVADRLKRLLDRNTSLDEVFSSMAIPVFLTYESRVIRDSNAVTEEFRKKFDKEVRKHYKAFSDKNLPPEIKIHLFLLPLKLKSMLVEAFEKRLKSCQSISGL; encoded by the coding sequence TTGACTTCTACGCCTCCTCATCCGTCCGCGTTTCTTGATATTCGAGTCCACGAAGAGGATTCCCTCCGTGGTTTGACTGCTTTTTGCGCGGGATATGAATGCGATGAATGGAGAGCAGAGCAGTTGGCATACCACCTCATTGAATGGCTCCCTGAGTTTGCCCTTACGCACAAAGAAATAGAAACACTCGGTCCTCATAATGTGGTTCGATTGTTATCTAAAGCAGCAGAGGTGATCTACAACACCAGAACTGCTTCGGCAGAACACGCCGACAAACGCGGCGAAATCGGAGAGATCCTGCTCCACATTGCTATTCGGCAAGTGTTTAAGTCAATTCCTGCGATTTCCAAGTTTTACTACAAGGACTCGGCCAACAATACCGTCAAAGGTTTTGACGCGGTCCATGTTGTTGCCACTTCTGACGAACTTCAATTGTGGTTGGGAGAAGTCAAGTTTTATAAAGGCATCTCGTCCGCGATTCGAGATGTGGTCAAGGAGATCGACGAACACACAGAGCGAGACTACTTGCGTTCCGAGTTTAGCCTCATTGCCAACAAGATCGATGATTCATGGCCTGTGGCCGACCGTCTTAAACGGCTCTTGGACAGGAATACATCTCTCGACGAAGTGTTTTCTTCCATGGCGATTCCCGTCTTTCTAACTTACGAGAGCCGAGTGATACGAGACTCAAATGCCGTAACGGAGGAGTTTCGGAAGAAGTTTGATAAAGAAGTGAGGAAGCACTACAAAGCATTCTCGGATAAAAACCTTCCGCCGGAGATCAAGATTCATTTGTTCCTACTTCCGCTTAAACTGAAGTCAATGCTTGTAGAGGCATTCGAAAAGAGGTTGAAGTCATGCCAGTCAATCAGCGGCTTGTAG
- a CDS encoding transposase, with product MSTKQNNLIAVARLSMKLAAKFMRPYSHEQAPKRYTQPQLMTCLVLKAYLKTTYRGVIEIIDASDKLRESIGFAGRLPNYSTLKYFADRSQVTEIADAMLVEIVKNFAPAEEEVAIDSTGLETTSASVHFRARSGSKRKKFVKLSVCVLVGSLLPAGMVLSWGPGNDKCEAMELMGKSAQAIMPKKLFADAGYDADWVHVFSREVWKAESWIPPVTHRRDGTLGGEYRPLMTEENLKNSGYTKRWKVESFMSGLKRTVGSTLSARKPTAMMTEAALKVLTYALRR from the coding sequence ATGAGCACCAAGCAAAACAACCTGATCGCTGTAGCCCGACTCAGCATGAAGCTGGCGGCTAAGTTCATGCGGCCCTATTCGCACGAGCAGGCACCCAAGCGGTACACGCAGCCGCAGTTGATGACCTGCCTTGTCCTGAAGGCGTATTTAAAGACGACGTACCGGGGTGTGATCGAGATCATTGATGCCTCAGATAAGCTACGAGAATCGATTGGTTTTGCCGGGCGTTTGCCGAATTACTCGACGCTGAAATACTTCGCCGATCGTTCTCAGGTGACCGAGATAGCGGATGCCATGCTGGTAGAAATCGTCAAGAATTTCGCCCCAGCGGAAGAGGAAGTGGCGATCGATTCAACCGGCCTGGAAACCACTTCTGCCAGCGTTCACTTTCGAGCCCGTAGCGGCAGCAAGCGAAAGAAGTTCGTCAAGTTGTCGGTCTGCGTGCTGGTCGGGTCGCTTCTACCAGCAGGCATGGTTTTGAGCTGGGGCCCTGGCAACGACAAGTGCGAAGCGATGGAGTTGATGGGCAAGTCGGCCCAGGCCATCATGCCCAAAAAACTATTCGCCGACGCAGGCTACGATGCCGACTGGGTTCACGTCTTCTCCCGAGAGGTTTGGAAGGCAGAAAGCTGGATCCCACCGGTCACACACCGGCGAGACGGAACGCTTGGCGGCGAATATCGCCCGCTGATGACCGAGGAAAACCTCAAGAACTCAGGCTACACGAAACGCTGGAAGGTGGAATCGTTCATGAGCGGGCTGAAAAGAACCGTAGGTTCGACCCTTTCCGCGAGAAAGCCAACAGCCATGATGACCGAAGCCGCCCTAAAAGTCCTGACCTACGCCCTGCGGCGTTAG